TTAAACTCAAGGAAAATGAGAAGTGTCAGACTGTGACTGAGAAGGGAAGCGAAAAGAGAGTTGCACTGGTGACGGGTTCGACATCAGGAATTGGGATGGCGATCGCAAAGCGGCTTGCTGAAGATGGGTTTACTGTTGTTTTTCATTCCAGGTCATCGGTGTCAGTTGGGCAGTCACTAGCGACAGCGTATCCTGGTGCATCTTATTTCCAAGCTGATTTGTCCGATCAAGGTCAGGCTCGTGATTTGATTGCTAGAGTCTTATCGCATCACAGGCGGATAGATGTGTTGGTCAATAATGCAGGGGTTAGTGCCACAATTCCACATACATCCCTTAAGGAAGCGACACCAGAGGTCTGGCGAGATCTGTATGAAGTCAACGTCATTGCACCTTGGACACTCATTGCAGAGGCTGAAAATGCGCTACGTCAGTCATCCAGCCCTGACTGTCCTAGTTGCATTCTCAATATTAGTTCTCATGCTGGGATTCGCCCAAAAGGAGCCTCAATCCCATATTCTGCAAGTAAAGCTGCTCTAAACCACATGACGAAGCTGCTTGCATTGAGTCTTGCACCACAAATTCGTGTGAATGCGATCGCACCGGGTTTAGTTGAAACTCCAATGAGCAAAGATTGGACAGCAGCCCGAAAGTTGTGGGAAGAGCGATCGCCAATGGAGCGAGGAGCGCAGCCAGAAGAGATTGCACAGGTGGCTTCGATGCTGGTTACAAGCCATTATCTTACGGGTGAGATTATAATTTCAGACGGAGGATTGAACCTTACGTAGTCTGTGAAAATCATGCCTAACAATCCCGTTGCACACCGACCGAATCAAGTTGGTTGGTGAGTTCCGAGAGATGACTAGCGGCGGGTGAACGGGGTCGTTAGGCAGACTTCACCCTGGGCTGTACACTCTTTTTGACATAGCAATGGCGAGAAAAGTCTTGCAGCTAACGTGAATATGATTATCTGGAATTTTTATTGAAGCACTTAATTTTGATTTTGCTGACTACTTCAGTGGGATAATCCCAAGCCTCCAAAATGAAGCAAAACTGGAGACTGTTTTTAAGTGTTTTATGATTTAAGGAATGTACAGGCCAATTTTAACCAGCAAACTGTATATCCCTCCACCACGACCCAACGCTGTGGTGCGTCCACGCCTTATTGAACGACTGAATGCGGGGCTACACTACAAGCTAACCCTCATTTCTGCTGCTGCTGGTTTTGGCAAAACAACTTTACTCAGCGAATGGATTGCCGTCTGTGAACAGCCGGTGGCATGGCTGTCACTAGATGAGGAGCATAATGATCCAACTCGCTTTCTGATTTACGTTGTGTCTGCCTTGCAAACGCTCACCTTAAGCAAGGTTAAGGGGGAAACTCAACTCGGTGAGGGGGTTTTAAGAGCATTAAAATCACCCCAACCGCCCCCACTCAATTCGCTTCTAACGACGTTGATCAATGAAATTACGGCCGTTTCCGAAAACGTCATCCTCGTCCTTGATGACTACCACCGCATTGAATCCGAACCAGTGGATCAGGCAATGGAGTTTTGGGTCCAGCACCTGCCGCCATCTTGTATGCACCTTGTTATTGCCACCCGCGAAGACCCACCGCTGCCCCTAGCACGGCTGCGCGCGGGGGGTCAGTTGACCGAACTGCGTGCCCCCGATTTGCGCTTTACCCAAGTCGAAACGGCTGAATTTCTGAACCAGGTGATGGATCTCAATCTCTCGATAGAAGAGATTACCGCACTTGAAAATCGCACTGAAGGTTGGATTACCGGCCTGCAATTGGCAGCGATATCCTTACAAGGACGCCAAGACACAACCACCTTTATCAAATCTTTCTCCGGTAGTCATTATTTTGTGCTGGATTATCTAATTGAAGAAATTCTAGAACAACAGCCCGAAAGTATCCAGAACTTCCTATTATCCACATCTATTCTTGATCGCCTATGTGGCTCTCTTTGTGATGCTGTTCTGTCCCAAGCTTCTACCCCAGGCCAAGAAATCTTAGAGTATCTAGAACGCACAAATTTGCTGCTGGTTCCGCTAGATGACAAACGCGAGTGGTATCGCTACCATCATCTTTTTACAGATGCTCTGCAAGTACGCTTAACTCAGGGGCACCCCGACCATGTAGCTGAGCTACATCTAAGAGCATGTGCATGGTACGAGCAGAATAATTTGCGGCCTAATGCGATCCACCACGCCCTCGCTGCCCGACATTTCGAGCGCGCGGCGGATCTAATCGAACTGGAATGGTCAGCTAATAGTGGATCCTATTATCAGAATGCAACCTGGACAGAATGGGTAAAGACACTGCCAAACGAGTTAGTCCGAACCCGGACTACGCTCAGTATTGGCCTTGCCTGGGAGTTGCTTTTCTCAGGTCAGTTGCAGGCTGCAGAGAACCGACTGAAGGACGCAGATCGTTTATTGGAACTGACAGTAAACACCCGTGATTCTCTGGAGACTTCGCCAAGCAGTCAGGATGAGAAAACATTCCGTTCGCAGCAAGGGTTATTAGGCGTTGCTTGGGCTTTTCATGCTCAGGCACTCAGCGATAATGCTGGCACTATCAAACATGCCCGGCAAACACTCAACCTCCTATCTGAGACGAACCATTATATCGCTGGCCTCGCAAGCTCTCTGCTAGGTCTGGCTTATTGGAGGGATGGGGATTTGGAGATGGCCGTTCAGTATATGTCCGATGCGATCGCACGCTTGCGGACGACAGGACATCTCCTTTTTGCAATCAGTGGAATCTATACATTGGCTGGTATTAAGATTGCCCAGGGGCGTCTTTTTGACGCAGTTAATCTCTATAAAGAGGCCTTACTCTTTGCAACAGCACAAGGCGAGCCAGTATTGCCGGGCACAACTGACTTACATCTCGGGTTGAGCCAGCTTTATCATGAACAGGGCAACGAGGAAGCTGCTAAACAGCACCTGCAGAAATGCGAGACACTCGACAAACGAGCAGCATTACCGGAATGGCCCTATGGCTTATATCTTTTTCAGGCTCAATTAAAGGTCGAGCAGGGAGAACTGGATGATGCCCTCAAGTTACTCGAAGAAGCGGGACAACTCTACCGTAGAAGTCCTGTTCCCAATCTTTGCCCTGTAGCCGCCTTGAAAACGCGGGTATGGCTCCGACAAGGCAGGCTGGCAGAAGCTCTTAGTTGGGTGCGTGAGCAAGACCTGTCTATTGATGATAAGCTCAACTATTTGCAAGAATTCGAGTACATCACATTCGCTAGGGTACTCATTGTTCAGTATAGACGTGACCAAACAGACGAGACCTTTCAAAAAGCAATGAAACTTCTGACGCAACTATACTCAGCAGCAGAAGCAGGTGGCAGGTCAGGCAGCATGATTGAGATCCTCATCTTGCAAGCAATCATCAATGAAGCACAAGGCCATATCTCTTCCGCCCTCCAGTTTTTGGAACGCGCCCTCACACTAGCAGAAACTGAGGGTTACCTCCGTATCTTTGTAAATGAAGGCCAGCCCATGGCGCGTTTACTCTATGAGGCCCTTGCTCGCAAAATAACACCTAATTATGTACAGCGCGTGTTAACTGCGTTTCCTCTTAACGAGTTAGAACCCAAAAAATCGTTAAAAACGCAACCTCAAGCAGCCAGGTTGCTCGAACCATTGAGCAAGCGAGAAATCGAGGTGCTTCACCTGATAGCAGAGGGTCGAACCAATCAGGAAATTGCGACGATACTCTTTCTTTCGGTGAATACAGTGAAAGTGCATACTCGAAATATTTACGGCAAACTCGATGCCCATCACCGGGCAGGCGCCGTTGCGAAGGCCCGTGCTTTGGGTGTTTTGTCCTCAACGTAGTCATCAGGCTCCCCATCACCCAACTTCCCTTTATTGATGGGTAATTACTCCTTGAATAATACTCCAGTGGTATGACCCTCATATCGTCTTGCCCATAAGCTTCTTGTGTCGGTGATAAATACTCACAACAGGAATGGAGTAATGAAAGAAATGATTGCAGAAGCTTCGTTGCCATTCAAAGCGAGAATGGGTGGCGTTTTATACTTAATCATTATCATTGGAGGACTCTTCGGTGCGGGCTA
This portion of the Halomicronema hongdechloris C2206 genome encodes:
- a CDS encoding LuxR C-terminal-related transcriptional regulator, whose protein sequence is MVRPRLIERLNAGLHYKLTLISAAAGFGKTTLLSEWIAVCEQPVAWLSLDEEHNDPTRFLIYVVSALQTLTLSKVKGETQLGEGVLRALKSPQPPPLNSLLTTLINEITAVSENVILVLDDYHRIESEPVDQAMEFWVQHLPPSCMHLVIATREDPPLPLARLRAGGQLTELRAPDLRFTQVETAEFLNQVMDLNLSIEEITALENRTEGWITGLQLAAISLQGRQDTTTFIKSFSGSHYFVLDYLIEEILEQQPESIQNFLLSTSILDRLCGSLCDAVLSQASTPGQEILEYLERTNLLLVPLDDKREWYRYHHLFTDALQVRLTQGHPDHVAELHLRACAWYEQNNLRPNAIHHALAARHFERAADLIELEWSANSGSYYQNATWTEWVKTLPNELVRTRTTLSIGLAWELLFSGQLQAAENRLKDADRLLELTVNTRDSLETSPSSQDEKTFRSQQGLLGVAWAFHAQALSDNAGTIKHARQTLNLLSETNHYIAGLASSLLGLAYWRDGDLEMAVQYMSDAIARLRTTGHLLFAISGIYTLAGIKIAQGRLFDAVNLYKEALLFATAQGEPVLPGTTDLHLGLSQLYHEQGNEEAAKQHLQKCETLDKRAALPEWPYGLYLFQAQLKVEQGELDDALKLLEEAGQLYRRSPVPNLCPVAALKTRVWLRQGRLAEALSWVREQDLSIDDKLNYLQEFEYITFARVLIVQYRRDQTDETFQKAMKLLTQLYSAAEAGGRSGSMIEILILQAIINEAQGHISSALQFLERALTLAETEGYLRIFVNEGQPMARLLYEALARKITPNYVQRVLTAFPLNELEPKKSLKTQPQAARLLEPLSKREIEVLHLIAEGRTNQEIATILFLSVNTVKVHTRNIYGKLDAHHRAGAVAKARALGVLSST
- a CDS encoding SDR family NAD(P)-dependent oxidoreductase gives rise to the protein MTEKGSEKRVALVTGSTSGIGMAIAKRLAEDGFTVVFHSRSSVSVGQSLATAYPGASYFQADLSDQGQARDLIARVLSHHRRIDVLVNNAGVSATIPHTSLKEATPEVWRDLYEVNVIAPWTLIAEAENALRQSSSPDCPSCILNISSHAGIRPKGASIPYSASKAALNHMTKLLALSLAPQIRVNAIAPGLVETPMSKDWTAARKLWEERSPMERGAQPEEIAQVASMLVTSHYLTGEIIISDGGLNLT